In Porites lutea chromosome 9, jaPorLute2.1, whole genome shotgun sequence, a single window of DNA contains:
- the LOC140947716 gene encoding uncharacterized protein codes for MTSSASGPSRLLVGCCCVTFISVLFFTAGFVRLELELRAQRDRIFSLEKNQETSKTATDSPFLNKDILSVNIDSHLSPDVKRHRSARAVKAPDKSNSSLTPAIQKQITKAVNSATRKVCTKKGRQICVKGSRGPRGPPGLQGPPGPQGPAGPRGPQGSQGPQGPPGLKGQRGDPGESNSSIPTSLQPVVNQSVDVIKAPGILVKPAVMIVALNESAKFQCTPDKNVVATISWTKKDGSLPVGRYAIVKGILYMKNVINSDNGMYVCTISTDQGTAQAAVTLNVRALPDISLLPGPIYAEMGKDISLPECGVIGYPPPVISWTKLFDQLPTGRSAVEGQTLTIKKLQKKDGGTYICTAKNTMGASHAMTTLIINVVPQFTVKPPKKIELYHGQSVTLNCSAVGHPVPKITWSRCKGDMPEGRTQVKDGQLKINSLTAEDSDVYTCSAQSETVRVETEVQLTVKTARDCAELLNAGFKENAVYAVNPTNKTSFEVFCDMKTDGGGWTVFHKRFNGFVGFYRGWEEYKNGFGDVRGEFWLGNEKIHQLTEIPSQLRVEIKTKNDGNKYAKYSNFTVTNEASNYTLFVGFYSGTAPDLLALHNGMAFTTKDRDNDKSGDNCAVSGKGAWWYESCWSSNLNSNYGDSTYQWNWNSLLASEMKLKPARSK; via the exons ATGACGAGTTCAGCGAGCGGACCTTCCCGCCTTCTTGTGGGTTGTTGCTGTGTAACGTTTATCAGTGTACTTTTCTTCACTGCTGGCTTTGTAAGGTTGGAACTGGAATTGAGAGCTCAGAGGGACAGAATCTTCTCATTGGAGAAAAACCAAGAGACAAGTAAGACGGCAACGGACTCTCCTTTCTTGAACAAAG ATATTCTTTCCGTGAATATCGACTCGCATTTGTCTCCAGATGTAAAACGACATCGAAGCGCTCGAGCCGTCAAGGCCCCGGACAAAAGTAACAGTTCTCTGACTCCAGCGATACAAAAACAAATCACTAAAGCTGTCAACTCCGCAACACGTAAAGTCTGCACCAAGAAAGGACGCCAAATATGTGTGAAGGGATCTCGGGGACCTCGGGGACCCCCGGGACTTCAAGGACCACCGGGACCTCAAGGACCTGCAGGACCCCGAGGACCTCAAGGATCTCAAGGACCTCAGGGGCCCCCTGGTTTGAAGGGACAAAGAGGGGACCCTGGAGAATCAAATTCATCGATTCCAACTTCCCTGCAGCCAGTTGTGAACCAATCAGTGGACGTCATTAAGGCTCCTGGGATTTTGGTCAAACCGGCTGTTATGATTGTCGCTTTAAACGAGTCAGCTAAATTTCAGTGTACACCAGATAAAAACGTTGTTGCAACAATCTCATGGACTAAAAAAGATGGATCTCTCCCCGTTGGAAGATATGCCATCGTCAAAGGAATACTTTATATGAAGAATGTGATCAATAGTGATAATGGGATGTACGTCTGTACAATAAGCACAGACCAAGGAACCGCTCAGGCAGCTGTCACACTAAATGTCCGag CTCTTCCAGACATTTCCCTTCTCCCTGGACCAATATACGCTGAGATGGGAAAAGATATCAGTCTCCCCGAGTGCGGGGTCATCGGATATCCCCCTCCGGTGATATCCTGGACAAAGCTTTTTGATCAACTTCCAACTGGAAGAAGCGCTGTAGAAGGTCAAACCTTGACGATAAAAAAACTGCAGAAAAAAGACGGAGGAACATACATCTGCACGGCTAAAAACACCATGGGCGCTTCGCACGCCATGACAACTTTGATCATTAATGTGGTGCCTCAATTTACTGTCAAACCACCAAAGAAGATAGAGCTTTATCATGGACAGTCAGTTACACTGAACTGCTCCGCAGTCGGACATCCAGTTCCGAAAATAACATGGTCAAGATGCAAAGGAGATATGCCAGAAGGACGCACACAGGTGAAGGACGGACAGCTTAAGATAAACAGCTTGACAGCTGAAGACAGTGATGTTTATACTTGCTCTGCTCAGAGTGAGACGGTTCGCGTGGAGACTGAAGTACAACTCACTGTGAAAACTG cCCGAGATTGTGCCGAGCTGTTGAACGCCGGTTTCAAAGAGAATGCCGTGTACGCAGTAAACCCAACAAATAAGACCAGTTTTGAGGTGTTCTGTGACATGAAGACTGATGGTGGAGGGTGGACAGTCTTTCACAAGCGCTTTAATGGCTTTGTTGGATTCTACAGGGGGTGGGAGGAGTACAAAAACGGCTTTGGTGACGTCAGAGGAGAGTTTTGGCTTGGAAACGAGAAGATTCATCAACTGACGGAGATTCCCAGTCAGCTGCGAGTggaaattaagacaaaaaatgatggCAACAAGTACGCCAAGTACAGTAATTTTACAGTTACTAACGAAGCGTCTAACTACACGCTGTTTGTTGGGTTTTACTCTGGTACAGCTCCGGATTTACTGGCTCTTCATAATGGCATGGCTTTCACTACAAAGGACCGCGATAATGACAAATCTGGTGATAACTGTGCTGTAAGTGGAAAGGGAGCATGGTGGTACGAAAGCTGTTGGAGCTCAAACCTGAATTCCAATTATGGTGACAGTACCTATCAGTGGAATTGGAACTCACTCCTGGCTAGTGAAATGAAATTGAAACCCGCAAGGTCTAAATGA